A genomic window from Cricetulus griseus strain 17A/GY chromosome 4, alternate assembly CriGri-PICRH-1.0, whole genome shotgun sequence includes:
- the LOC100773658 gene encoding keratin-associated protein 13-1, protein MSSSCYSGNFSSRSCGDHLNYPYASCGSSYPQHLVQSTNFYSPRTCHLGSSLHSGCHQNCFQPIRCQTSHVGHSSCQRPSYSSRVSSLCSPCRTTYAGSQGFGSSSCHSLGSGSRSSYSLSCGSSCFRPQGFSSLGYGSGFCHPSYVPYRTCQSSCYRPSCGTGSGFY, encoded by the coding sequence ATGTCCTCCAGCTGCTATTCTGGAAATTTCTCCTCCCGTTCCTGTGGTGATCACCTGAACTACCCTTATGCCTCCTGCGGCTCTTCCTATCCCCAGCACCTAGTTCAGAGCACTAATTTCTACTCTCCCAGAACCTGCCATCTGGGCTCCTCTCTCCACAGCGGCTGTCATCAGAACTGCTTCCAGCCCATCAGATGCCAGACTTCCCACGTGGGGCACAGCTCCTGCCAGCGGCCCAGCTACAGCTCCAGGGTCTCCAGTCTCTGCAGCCCCTGCAGGACCACATATGCTGGCTCCCAGGGCTTCGGGTCCAGCAGCTGTCACTCTCTGGGCTCTGGGTCTAGAAGCTCTTACTCGCTGAGCTGTGGATCCAGTTGCTTTAGACCCCAGGGCTTCTCCTCACTGGGCTATGGATCTGGATTCTGCCACCCATCCTATGTTCCGTATAGAACCTGCCAGTCTTCTTGCTACAGACCAAGCTGTGGCACTGGATCTGGATTCTACTGA
- the LOC100773367 gene encoding keratin-associated protein 13-1 yields MSYSCCSGRFSSRSYGGQLNYPCSSCGSSYPHHLNFSTNFCSPRTYHLGSSLHSGCHQNCFRPIRCQTSHVVHSSCQRPCYRPRVSSFCSPCRTTYPGSLGFGSSSCHSLGYGSRSFYTSGCGLSGFRPVSYGVRGYPSFGYRSGFCHPTYVTSRNYHSSCHRPTC; encoded by the coding sequence ATGTCCTACAGCTGCTGTTCAGGAAGGTTCTCCTCTAGATCCTATGGAGGTCAACTGAACTACCCCTGCTCCTCCTGTGGCTCTTCCTACCCCCACCACCTGAACTTCAGCACTAACTTCTGCTCTCCCAGAACCTACCATCTGGGATCATCTCTCCACAGCGGCTGTCATCAGAACTGCTTCCGGCCCATCAGATGCCAGACTTCTCACGTGGTGCACAGCTCCTGTCAGCGGCCTTGCTATCGCCCAAGGGTGTCCAGCTTCTGCAGCCCCTGTAGGACCACATATCCTGGCTCTCTCGGTTTTGGGTCCAGCAGCTGTCACTCCCTGGGATATGGGTCTAGAAGCTTCTACACTTCAGGCTGTGGCCTCAGTGGCTTCAGACCTGTGAGTTATGGAGTCCGAGGCTATCCTTCCTTTGGTTATAGATCTGGATTCTGCCACCCAACCTATGTGACTTCTAGAAACTACCATTCTTCTTGTCACAGGCCCACCTGTTGA